One window from the genome of bacterium encodes:
- the rplJ gene encoding 50S ribosomal protein L10, with protein MAITKQKKVDIVEKLKGALGEAASVVFVRFHKLSVADTTKMRKALRAEGVGFYVAKKTLIRRALAERGYTGDVPELAGEIAIAWGKGDATLPARSIYEHAKKLKEALAIVGGVFENAFADAGQMTAIATIPPVPVLRGMFVNVINSPIQGFVVALNKIAEKKAA; from the coding sequence ATGGCAATCACCAAACAAAAGAAAGTAGACATCGTTGAAAAGCTCAAGGGCGCGCTTGGCGAAGCGGCTTCGGTCGTATTCGTGCGCTTCCACAAGCTTTCGGTCGCGGACACGACCAAAATGCGCAAGGCGCTTCGCGCCGAGGGCGTCGGGTTCTATGTCGCGAAGAAGACGCTTATCCGTCGCGCGCTCGCCGAGCGAGGCTATACCGGAGACGTTCCGGAGCTTGCCGGAGAAATCGCGATCGCCTGGGGCAAGGGAGACGCGACGCTTCCCGCCCGCTCGATCTACGAGCACGCGAAGAAGCTCAAGGAAGCGCTCGCGATTGTCGGCGGCGTGTTCGAGAACGCATTCGCGGATGCGGGCCAGATGACGGCCATCGCCACCATCCCGCCGGTACCGGTGCTTCGCGGCATGTTCGTGAACGTGATCAATAGCCCTATCCAGGGATTCGTGGTCGCGCTCAACAAGATCGCGGAAAAGAAAGCGGCATAA
- the recA gene encoding recombinase RecA produces MAAKKSAKTAEKENQAEGAAPQSDKQKSIDRAIKEIQTKFGDEAIMTYGSTSPAKIAFVPTGSIGLDAALGIGGLPRGRIIEIYGPESSGKTTLALHVISEAQKLGGICAFVDAEHALDPEYARRIGVRLQELLISQPDTGEQALEIVESLVRAGSVDVIVVDSVAALTPKDEIEGDMGQAQMGKQARLMSQALRKLTAITAKSKTIIIFINQIRMQLGVMFGNPETTTGGKALKFYTSVRLDIRRIASIKKGEEVVGGRVRVKVVKNKVAAPFKTTEFDLLYNEGISREGELIALGEKYELVQKSGNTYKFGEQKLAVGYDASRTFLRENKAIANDLLKQIRAKLAEG; encoded by the coding sequence ATGGCCGCCAAGAAATCCGCAAAGACCGCAGAAAAAGAAAATCAGGCCGAAGGGGCCGCGCCTCAGTCCGACAAGCAGAAGTCTATCGACCGTGCGATCAAGGAAATCCAGACCAAGTTCGGCGATGAGGCCATCATGACGTATGGCTCCACTTCCCCGGCAAAAATCGCATTCGTTCCGACGGGCTCGATCGGGCTCGACGCGGCGCTCGGGATCGGCGGGCTTCCCCGCGGCCGCATCATCGAAATATACGGGCCAGAATCCTCAGGCAAGACGACGCTTGCGCTCCATGTGATAAGCGAAGCACAGAAGCTTGGCGGCATCTGCGCGTTCGTCGACGCCGAACATGCGCTTGATCCGGAATACGCACGCAGGATCGGCGTACGGCTCCAAGAGCTTTTGATATCGCAGCCGGATACCGGCGAACAGGCGCTCGAGATCGTCGAGAGCCTCGTGCGCGCCGGCTCGGTCGACGTGATCGTGGTCGACTCGGTCGCCGCGCTTACCCCGAAAGACGAGATCGAGGGCGACATGGGACAGGCCCAGATGGGCAAGCAGGCCAGACTCATGTCCCAGGCGCTCAGGAAGCTCACGGCCATCACCGCGAAGTCGAAGACCATCATCATTTTCATCAACCAGATCCGCATGCAGCTCGGCGTGATGTTCGGGAATCCCGAGACGACGACCGGCGGCAAAGCCCTCAAGTTCTATACTTCCGTGCGCCTCGACATCAGGCGCATCGCATCCATCAAGAAGGGCGAAGAAGTTGTCGGCGGGAGGGTGCGGGTGAAGGTGGTGAAGAACAAGGTGGCGGCGCCCTTTAAGACCACCGAGTTCGATCTCCTCTATAACGAAGGCATCAGCCGCGAAGGCGAGCTTATCGCGCTTGGTGAGAAGTATGAGCTCGTGCAGAAATCAGGCAATACGTACAAATTCGGCGAACAGAAGCTTGCCGTCGGGTACGATGCTTCGCGCACCTTCCTCAGGGAGAACAAGGCTATCGCGAACGATCTTCTGAAGCAGATCAGAGCGAAGCTTGCGGAGGGGTAA
- a CDS encoding peptidoglycan-binding domain-containing protein has translation MKKLALLTPVLALALLVLPSVGLAAVTPTLTAQETVANTETASIPAIALTGGTVAIAATSTLTAVAKANLANNDYFILSHTGVAATAVCFYFDVDNSLSSDAGTAQACKDANGVAGGIEIAVSAATDAASVAALINTAINGVTSALTITSSNSGGGILVLTNDTAGAAGNIAVNSGYWAEGVTNAGFTLTALAGGANAIPATTTVVIPAGLPANAGDHSVTVDGVVINLGTSVLTANQVAAALAAATYTGGTSYGSTGAYVVTNPSAANLTFTRANGANGSIVLGDSNYGTTAQVVTFTPGSVIRAKYTVTINDTDYSYSSGTDVTAQQVVEALNGQLASNTDVTCTEDDVMVTCTAAVAGTAFTYSTDVEVGAGAGSTNGGGGGSHHHSSGGSSSSSSSTSGSTTTTTTTSTSVEAQLAALNAQLAALMAQANAMGGVSASFTRDLTIGSSGADVKALQMWLNAHGFMVAATGPGSAGMETDLFGALTQAALAKYQASVGITPAAGYFGPKTRAWIK, from the coding sequence ATGAAAAAGCTTGCCCTATTAACCCCGGTCCTGGCGCTCGCGCTTCTTGTCCTTCCTTCGGTCGGGCTTGCAGCGGTCACGCCGACCCTGACCGCACAGGAAACTGTGGCCAATACCGAGACCGCTTCGATCCCGGCTATCGCCCTTACCGGCGGTACCGTAGCAATCGCGGCAACGTCAACCCTGACGGCCGTCGCGAAAGCGAACCTCGCGAACAACGATTACTTCATCCTCTCGCACACCGGAGTCGCCGCGACCGCGGTCTGTTTCTACTTCGACGTGGATAACTCGCTTTCAAGCGATGCGGGTACGGCCCAGGCTTGTAAAGATGCCAACGGCGTAGCAGGAGGCATCGAGATCGCAGTTAGCGCCGCGACCGACGCCGCAAGCGTTGCCGCACTTATCAACACGGCAATCAATGGAGTCACCTCCGCACTCACCATTACGTCCTCTAACAGCGGCGGGGGAATCCTGGTCCTGACAAACGACACGGCTGGCGCAGCAGGAAATATTGCCGTCAACTCTGGCTATTGGGCCGAAGGCGTGACGAACGCAGGATTTACGCTCACCGCGCTTGCCGGGGGCGCAAACGCCATCCCGGCAACGACGACCGTCGTCATTCCCGCTGGTCTCCCGGCAAACGCTGGCGACCATTCGGTGACGGTTGACGGTGTCGTCATCAACCTCGGCACGTCCGTGCTCACCGCGAATCAAGTTGCTGCGGCTCTCGCTGCTGCTACGTACACCGGCGGTACCAGCTACGGCTCGACGGGCGCATACGTTGTAACGAACCCGAGCGCGGCCAACCTGACCTTCACGCGGGCGAACGGAGCGAACGGGTCAATCGTCCTTGGCGATTCTAACTACGGCACGACCGCACAGGTAGTTACCTTTACTCCGGGAAGCGTCATTCGCGCGAAGTACACGGTAACGATCAACGATACTGATTATAGTTACAGCTCCGGAACCGATGTTACTGCCCAGCAGGTCGTTGAAGCACTGAACGGGCAGCTTGCTTCGAATACGGATGTCACCTGTACCGAAGACGATGTCATGGTTACCTGTACGGCCGCTGTCGCAGGAACCGCCTTCACTTACAGCACCGACGTTGAAGTGGGAGCGGGCGCGGGAAGCACAAACGGTGGCGGTGGCGGAAGCCATCACCACAGCTCCGGCGGCTCGTCTTCTTCGAGCTCGAGCACTTCCGGTTCTACCACCACCACGACTACCACCTCGACGAGCGTAGAAGCGCAGCTTGCAGCCCTCAACGCGCAGCTCGCAGCACTTATGGCGCAGGCAAACGCGATGGGAGGAGTTTCGGCTTCCTTCACCCGCGACCTCACCATCGGTTCAAGCGGAGCCGACGTGAAGGCTCTCCAGATGTGGCTCAACGCACATGGCTTCATGGTCGCCGCGACGGGACCAGGGTCGGCTGGTATGGAAACCGACCTCTTCGGGGCCCTTACCCAGGCCGCGCTCGCAAAGTACCAGGCATCGGTCGGCATCACGCCTGCTGCTGGCTACTTCGGTCCGAAGACCCGTGCGTGGATTAAGTAA
- a CDS encoding histidine kinase dimerization/phospho-acceptor domain-containing protein, whose amino-acid sequence MADIPHDIRSSLAIIKSGTELALMNPGLDPESKKIFDSTLREIDRIHELLKQLPK is encoded by the coding sequence ATGGCCGATATCCCCCACGACATCCGCAGTTCCCTCGCGATCATCAAGAGCGGTACCGAACTCGCGCTCATGAATCCCGGGCTTGATCCTGAGTCGAAAAAGATATTCGATTCCACGCTTCGCGAAATCGACCGCATACACGAACTTCTGAAACAGCTTCCGAAATAA
- a CDS encoding peptidoglycan-binding protein: MTKATSISKIAAVAAGLAMAASLSFVAAVAPAHAQSQADLQAQIATLMQTIAALQAQVNGSTTTTTSTTFTRDLTIGSTGADVTALQTWLIAKGFAIPAGATGYFGAQTKAALAAWQAANGVSPAAGYFGPITRAKVASMSATTTTTTTTGGSTTTTTTTLKGGEADLTDFDLRSEDGDGAEGEQDVKLATAKFDVDGGDVNVQRAELTVEFTGSGSASERPWDYFDTISVWGNGKKLADVNADSRADWDDQDDGVYTISVSGFDYMVRDGSTAELTFAADIADNMDDDDVDDGSFDLSVETDQGIRAIDAAGIQQYTGKTSDKVGFDFQAEENGDLSIRESDENPDATTLKVENDQSSDAYDVFAWDVRNKDNADTLITDFTITVATSSDLFNTADVSDIIRKATVSDGDDEYDGDINDDGTIDFDDIEAQVDGDSTKTFTLSVEFASDSGYASDLPNTITFAIDHSSVEAEGVESGDEVESTDISGSATSEDHMVSETGFDVAPKSTSQSVTASTDNSDAYGTFIIKFDVTADEDDPIFIGKTAASSTLGNDTAGAVYDIIKNGATTSVAFDSKTATLSSTAHTKNGNFKVDAGATETFTLTVTLDPLTLTGTGQYAIQLAEVNYSVENDLTPLSKFNVDLDNADYETDAVYITAD; encoded by the coding sequence ATGACTAAAGCAACTTCGATCTCCAAGATCGCTGCAGTTGCGGCCGGTCTCGCTATGGCGGCTTCGCTTTCCTTTGTTGCGGCAGTTGCTCCGGCACACGCACAGAGCCAGGCGGATCTCCAGGCGCAGATCGCGACGCTCATGCAGACCATCGCAGCGCTTCAGGCGCAGGTGAACGGCTCTACGACCACCACGACGAGCACCACGTTCACTCGTGACCTCACCATCGGTTCGACCGGCGCAGACGTAACCGCGCTCCAGACCTGGCTCATCGCGAAAGGCTTCGCGATCCCAGCTGGCGCAACCGGCTACTTCGGTGCTCAGACCAAGGCGGCTCTCGCCGCATGGCAGGCTGCAAACGGCGTAAGCCCGGCAGCAGGCTACTTCGGTCCGATCACTCGCGCCAAGGTCGCTTCGATGTCCGCTACGACCACCACGACCACCACGACTGGCGGCTCGACCACGACCACCACGACGACCCTTAAGGGCGGCGAGGCGGACCTCACTGACTTCGACCTCCGCTCGGAGGACGGAGACGGCGCGGAAGGCGAGCAGGACGTCAAGCTTGCAACGGCGAAGTTCGACGTTGACGGCGGTGACGTGAACGTGCAGCGCGCAGAACTCACGGTGGAATTCACCGGTTCGGGTTCCGCAAGCGAGCGCCCTTGGGACTACTTCGACACGATCTCGGTATGGGGCAACGGCAAGAAGCTTGCCGATGTCAATGCCGACAGCCGTGCCGATTGGGATGACCAGGATGACGGCGTCTACACTATCTCGGTTTCCGGCTTCGATTACATGGTGAGGGACGGCAGCACTGCCGAGCTCACCTTCGCAGCGGACATCGCGGACAACATGGACGACGACGATGTCGATGACGGATCCTTCGATCTCTCCGTAGAGACCGACCAGGGTATCCGCGCAATCGATGCCGCTGGCATCCAGCAGTACACGGGTAAGACGAGCGACAAGGTTGGCTTCGACTTCCAGGCCGAGGAGAACGGTGACCTCTCGATCCGCGAAAGCGACGAGAATCCGGATGCCACGACCCTTAAGGTCGAGAACGACCAGTCCTCGGACGCATATGACGTATTCGCATGGGATGTCCGCAACAAGGACAACGCGGATACGCTCATCACCGACTTCACCATCACGGTCGCGACGAGCTCTGATCTCTTCAACACCGCCGATGTATCGGATATCATCCGGAAGGCGACCGTCTCCGACGGCGATGATGAGTACGATGGCGACATCAACGATGACGGAACCATCGACTTTGACGACATTGAGGCGCAGGTTGACGGTGACAGCACCAAGACCTTCACCCTCTCCGTCGAGTTCGCTTCGGACAGCGGATACGCTTCCGACCTTCCGAACACCATCACCTTCGCGATCGATCACTCGAGCGTAGAGGCTGAGGGCGTCGAAAGCGGTGACGAAGTCGAATCGACCGACATCTCCGGCTCGGCAACCTCTGAAGACCACATGGTCTCGGAGACCGGCTTCGATGTCGCGCCGAAGAGCACCTCGCAATCGGTAACGGCTTCGACCGACAACTCCGATGCGTACGGTACCTTCATCATCAAGTTCGATGTGACGGCTGACGAGGATGATCCGATCTTCATCGGTAAGACGGCTGCAAGCTCGACGCTTGGCAACGACACTGCCGGTGCGGTCTACGACATCATCAAGAACGGTGCAACCACCTCGGTCGCGTTCGACTCGAAGACGGCAACGCTTTCTTCGACGGCGCACACGAAGAACGGAAACTTCAAGGTTGACGCAGGCGCGACGGAAACGTTCACGCTCACCGTCACTCTTGATCCGCTCACCTTGACCGGCACCGGTCAGTACGCGATCCAGCTCGCTGAGGTCAACTACTCTGTAGAGAATGACCTCACGCCGCTCTCGAAGTTCAATGTCGACCTCGACAATGCGGACTACGAGACCGACGCTGTGTACATCACGGCTGACTAA
- a CDS encoding DNA translocase FtsK 4TM domain-containing protein, translated as MKKAKKKNVETYETLLRIAAAIVLLALGALMGLAAFADLGGSPLAGPVGSTIFGFAYLLVGIGAFLLPLLMIWLGIYAGFRRPRIAPLTAAGTALILAAVLAFAGLFSKTVGGLAGASLGDELQQFFGFWGALVLVLAIAAAGIVIVSDVAAIVRVLVNALAALGRAIGNAWLAAIARRRERRLERQAQELEDNIATESSETEAEVAPQEVSDELVERDPLVTMFNESPSQARAASPGGIPSFDAEYDAPPLSLLGGDKGKPDVGDIKANANIIKRTFQNFGINVEMDEVSVGPTVTRYAIKPAEGVRLSKIISLQNNLELALAAHPVRIEAPIPGKSLVGIEVPNASKATVGLGGVMGAPEWTKSAKPLLAALGRDITGTPHYVNIAKMPHGLVAGATGSGKSVAMHAIITSLLYRNGPNQLRFIMVDPKRVELTLYNGIPHLLTPVITDSKKAILALKWAAKEMERRYNILEAETVRDIDSYHATVFEPAKKLKGEARPEAMPFIVIVIDELADIMQTYPRELEAAIVRLAQMSRAVGIHLVLSTQRPSVNVITGLIKANVPTRMALQVASQIDSRTILDSGGAEMLLGAGDMLYLSADMQKPVRIQTAYIGEGEVKKVVQYIKKNNAGDLSSLDLGGTGGASEGPNDAILMAGEDDDVDDDLYTQAKAAVEEAGRASTSYLQRKLRIGYSRAARLMDLLEAKGVIGTADGSKPREVLTAAGAAAAASSADLSPSEDEEPSVF; from the coding sequence ATGAAGAAAGCCAAGAAGAAAAATGTCGAGACGTACGAAACGCTGTTGCGGATCGCTGCGGCCATAGTACTTCTCGCCCTTGGCGCGCTTATGGGACTTGCGGCGTTCGCGGACCTTGGCGGATCTCCTCTTGCGGGTCCAGTCGGCTCTACGATATTCGGGTTTGCGTATCTTCTCGTCGGTATCGGCGCATTTCTTCTGCCGCTCCTTATGATTTGGCTTGGAATCTATGCGGGTTTCAGGCGTCCGCGCATCGCGCCCCTTACCGCAGCCGGTACCGCGCTCATCCTCGCTGCGGTGCTCGCTTTCGCCGGGCTGTTTTCCAAAACCGTCGGAGGCCTTGCAGGTGCTTCCCTTGGAGACGAACTTCAACAGTTCTTCGGATTTTGGGGGGCGCTTGTCCTGGTACTTGCGATAGCAGCTGCGGGGATCGTTATCGTAAGCGATGTGGCGGCCATAGTACGTGTACTGGTAAACGCGCTCGCCGCGCTTGGCCGGGCAATCGGGAACGCGTGGCTTGCGGCGATTGCGCGCAGGCGCGAACGAAGGCTTGAGCGACAGGCGCAGGAGCTTGAAGACAACATTGCTACAGAATCTTCGGAAACGGAGGCCGAAGTGGCACCACAGGAAGTATCGGATGAGCTCGTCGAGCGAGACCCGCTCGTCACGATGTTTAACGAAAGCCCGTCCCAAGCCCGTGCGGCGTCCCCCGGCGGCATCCCGAGCTTTGATGCCGAGTACGACGCCCCTCCCCTCTCACTCCTTGGGGGCGACAAGGGCAAGCCTGACGTAGGCGACATAAAGGCGAACGCCAATATCATCAAGCGCACGTTCCAAAATTTCGGCATTAACGTGGAGATGGACGAAGTATCGGTTGGCCCTACCGTCACGCGCTACGCGATAAAACCGGCGGAAGGAGTGCGACTTTCAAAAATAATATCGCTCCAAAACAACCTTGAGCTTGCACTCGCCGCGCATCCCGTGCGCATCGAGGCGCCGATCCCAGGCAAGTCGCTTGTCGGTATCGAGGTCCCGAACGCCTCAAAAGCGACCGTGGGCCTCGGCGGCGTTATGGGCGCGCCGGAGTGGACCAAGAGCGCGAAGCCGCTTCTCGCGGCGCTTGGCCGTGATATCACCGGCACGCCGCACTACGTGAACATCGCGAAGATGCCGCACGGACTTGTCGCGGGCGCGACCGGTTCCGGAAAGTCGGTTGCCATGCACGCAATCATCACTTCCCTGCTCTATCGGAACGGCCCGAACCAGCTGCGGTTCATCATGGTCGACCCGAAGCGCGTCGAGCTCACCCTCTATAACGGCATCCCCCACCTTCTCACGCCCGTCATCACCGACTCGAAGAAGGCGATCCTTGCGCTTAAGTGGGCGGCGAAGGAAATGGAACGCCGCTACAACATCCTCGAGGCCGAGACCGTGCGCGATATTGATTCCTATCACGCGACCGTCTTTGAGCCCGCAAAGAAACTTAAGGGCGAGGCGCGCCCGGAAGCGATGCCGTTCATTGTCATCGTCATCGACGAGCTCGCCGATATTATGCAGACCTATCCGCGGGAACTCGAAGCGGCTATCGTGCGCCTTGCGCAGATGAGCCGCGCCGTGGGCATCCACCTGGTCCTTTCGACACAGCGCCCTTCGGTGAATGTCATCACCGGCCTCATCAAGGCGAACGTGCCAACGCGTATGGCGCTTCAGGTGGCCTCGCAGATCGATTCGCGCACCATTCTCGACTCGGGCGGCGCCGAAATGCTTCTTGGCGCCGGGGACATGCTCTATCTCTCGGCCGATATGCAAAAGCCGGTACGCATCCAGACCGCCTATATAGGAGAGGGTGAAGTGAAGAAGGTGGTGCAGTATATAAAAAAGAACAATGCGGGCGATCTTTCTTCGCTTGACCTTGGAGGTACAGGCGGCGCATCTGAAGGCCCGAATGACGCGATCCTCATGGCGGGAGAAGATGACGACGTGGACGACGACCTCTACACACAGGCAAAGGCAGCGGTCGAAGAAGCGGGCCGGGCTTCCACGTCGTACCTGCAGCGCAAGCTCCGCATCGGATATTCCCGCGCGGCCCGCCTCATGGATCTCCTTGAGGCCAAGGGGGTCATCGGCACTGCCGATGGCAGTAAGCCCCGAGAGGTGCTCACGGCAGCGGGAGCCGCGGCAGCCGCGTCTTCCGCCGATCTCTCCCCTTCCGAAGATGAAGAACCGTCAGTCTTCTAG
- the rplL gene encoding 50S ribosomal protein L7/L12, whose translation MEVPAKFKKLVEEVENMTVLELSELVKVLEKKFGVSAAAVAVAGPAAAGPAEEGKSTATVELTDSGASKIAVIKVVKEALGLGLKEAKDLVDAAPSVVKADMKKEEADELKKKLEEAGAKVTLK comes from the coding sequence GTGGAGGTACCGGCAAAGTTCAAGAAGCTTGTCGAGGAAGTTGAGAACATGACTGTTCTTGAGCTCTCAGAACTCGTGAAGGTGCTCGAGAAGAAGTTCGGCGTCTCGGCTGCGGCAGTCGCGGTCGCGGGTCCCGCAGCCGCGGGTCCCGCCGAGGAAGGGAAGTCGACCGCAACCGTCGAACTTACCGACTCCGGCGCATCGAAGATCGCCGTCATCAAGGTGGTGAAGGAGGCGCTCGGCCTTGGTCTCAAGGAGGCGAAGGATCTCGTCGACGCGGCTCCGTCGGTCGTGAAGGCCGACATGAAGAAGGAGGAAGCCGATGAACTCAAGAAGAAGCTCGAGGAGGCAGGAGCGAAGGTTACGCTCAAATAA
- a CDS encoding response regulator transcription factor: MRILIVEDEPQLAENLKKGLEMKGFAVDWVAESEKARTRIMLYKNEYDLILLDLMLPGLGGDAICREAREAGVKTPIIILTAKAEAEEKVSLLNSGADDYVVKPFSFDELVARINAVLRRPESALPAALTVRDIILDPATRQVTKAGEKIALTLKEYSLLEYFMRRPGEALTREDVLDHVWNFDFSGFSNVLDVHMKNLRKKLDDYAGGTPLFETVRGVGYRLNP, translated from the coding sequence ATGCGCATCCTTATCGTGGAAGACGAGCCGCAGCTCGCCGAAAACCTCAAGAAGGGCCTTGAAATGAAGGGGTTCGCCGTCGACTGGGTCGCCGAGAGCGAGAAGGCGCGGACCCGGATCATGCTCTATAAGAACGAGTACGACCTCATACTCCTTGACCTCATGCTTCCGGGCCTCGGAGGCGACGCCATCTGCCGGGAAGCCAGGGAAGCGGGGGTGAAGACGCCGATCATTATCCTCACCGCCAAGGCCGAAGCCGAAGAGAAGGTGTCGCTCCTCAACTCGGGAGCGGACGACTACGTCGTAAAGCCGTTCTCGTTCGACGAGCTTGTCGCCCGCATAAACGCCGTGCTGCGGCGCCCCGAAAGCGCGCTTCCCGCCGCGCTTACCGTCCGCGATATCATTCTTGACCCGGCAACGAGACAAGTCACCAAAGCCGGCGAGAAAATCGCGCTTACACTCAAGGAATACTCTCTCCTCGAATACTTCATGCGCCGGCCGGGCGAAGCGCTTACCCGGGAAGACGTGCTCGATCATGTCTGGAATTTCGACTTCTCCGGGTTCAGTAACGTGCTTGACGTGCATATGAAGAATCTCCGCAAGAAGCTCGACGATTACGCGGGCGGCACTCCCCTCTTCGAGACGGTGCGGGGCGTAGGGTACCGCCTGAATCCGTAA